Proteins found in one Deinococcus hopiensis KR-140 genomic segment:
- a CDS encoding PKD domain-containing protein, with protein sequence EPLTATAATATLSHAYSQPGTFTVQVTPRGSAPVTTPVTVNAPNSVLTVTPSAPLIRQTVTANLSSLVPALTYTLDWGDGTTETITGTAATQKTHRYSAPGSYSVTLTSPATTPVTASVTAAVPAPTASGTASGLSVSLNLGNLLSGYPYSVAWGDGTTEPLTATAATATLSHAYSQPGTFTVQVTPRGSTPVTTPVTVNAPNSVLTVTPSAPLIRQTVTANLTALVPALTYTLDWGDGTTETITGSTATQKTHTYAQPGTYTVTLSATGTTPATFSLPVGMPVPTVAATSTALTASLGLGNLLADYSYTVNWGDGTTEPLTATAATATLSHAYSQPGTFTVQVTPRGSTPVTASVITRLPAAVLAVTAVRLDAVAELGQLTPGQLYSLSWGDGTTEAFTPTGTAARFSHPYAQPGTVTVGLTAPSMSPVTTTLQLSAPPALEVGATDLTANASISGLIVGLTYTLDWGDGTAETLTATEAQLTRTHGYGKPGTYAVRVALPGGDRATASVTITAPAAALALTPTRAVVGQTVTATLSGLVPALTYTFDWGDGGPVETVTGVATYTGTRTYIPGTFTVTLSAPGVTTVTAAVSVELPVPTLSTEQEQLTLTLTVGNLLPQPSSVDWGDGTSEQFRSPGTNLPAVLVHRYVRPGTFRVVVTPLYGGAPVVTEVTLVVADASLSITPESAPLGQPMTVTVSGMLPSLTYTLNWGDGTTNTLTGSATAVRTHAYSEAGSRAVYLEASGTKTVFVTATTTVPVPGVSATPDALTVTLHLSNLLPGYEYQLDWGDGVRGDPLKATATTAQQTHTYARAGGYGITVTPVSATPVSVTVVVADPVPALKVAPATVLIGETVTAELTNLPQRLVTLEWGDGSYEFVNRQSPPVRTHTYASVGVFTVTLSGPDTLKLQNKVTVAAPAPVLDVAPATPVVREPATARLSALVPALIYTLDWGDGTSDTVTGAATAQKTHRYSAPGTYRVTLGAPETVTVTATVTAGLPVPTVTGTGDNLLTVSLTLGRLLSGDPYTLTWGDGTSETLTPTTDAAQLTHTYGQPGTFTVTVTRSGVSPVTLDVAVRGPDAGLTVTPGEGQDGHVSVQAGQTVTANLSSLIPALSYTLDWGDGTTEAITGVTTAQRTHSYLKEGFFGLHVDQAQGYSSRGYLIQVAVPTPVLTASAERLNATATLSGLVPALTSTFDWGDGTPPVPVTGVTTTTLTHRYAAPGEYPLLLTVNPRGVRQNLTVGVPAGALALSAQDLIATAALSGLEPELTYTLDWGDGASDTTTGSAAAGKTHAYALPGTYTVTLTSPGVGTATGTVTVSAVAPVLTVSAVTLTATAQLSGLLPGAEYLLEWGDGAGQYIQGQAALTATHVYAQPGPFVVKVAQVSYRRLPGILGASASLTVGLPPREAMQVLNTDDLGAGYHFRVTGMLPEGVYVVDYGDGTSERLNSSADVTLDHTYMKSGAYTVTLLFRSYGGDLVRTTSVQQVQIALGVQNATLSFTKPFRDADLSLNTAEPIEATLTVSYRGGGRLSGRWVLDGRPVENVDLTLTEASGTATAPVTFTRTETFPGRHTLTFEFTGTTPLVVRPVTYALNAPGTLSYGGFKVVVSTITKLSVMPGGVITVSGTGTATPVVGGTPLAGVNVTFADQQVTSGGTVISGPATTVELNGQSVRNARLGDLGLRVDRLTLTKDGAALSGSVTLPAVGRAAATLSFTDAPLAADSGDLMAAMHASTPIQNVALPEPGLSLSAGEVTLDLSAAKNTDALAGAYKDQAKPSNDWMGLVFPDAQLRVSTPILRQAVTLSTPVAYNLSGYVTTLDLAAGSAGVLGWDVDLTALHSSVVAGRISTTRGAGSVVLPLVDERMNVSLGWNTNAKSGERFTFTSSGTVKKHTFGKTSLDLGQGVWTWSEQGVASVVFSNALWHLQDVGRDNAQNLSDVNLNNLTMSGNGDVSVDGHPWSSVTGKTNLTLFGYPFAAAEVGVQRQSSGAYTLGLRGRFQVNEHLPVNTTDAPLLFWVQGGKDVKVTTERIRLAGEVAKVPFDITLDGALTDEGRLEFTGDGKMNMAGLLDVKAKALFGRFNGTNYEYFKPNTAGSVGYGSVLASAAGNAALGKPLISVKRVEVYELQGGVVVNMDWPNGLDNAPRFRESGPNTIFQAGALLSVKQDPGAPFKPFVKGILSVGTAGGLDMKADAWLVKTGQTLNQSAPNGRALVSISAPLFGQFTDGRLLVQACVGPNGISSVGGLNCAGVAELNLYDLMKLRGSLELYAPFSGDAHHLYVGTKESPIVVNLPSVPEGRGYLMIDKGSVNVGAGVTWGFEKGDSGSLLVCSWNWNIKATANLDAEFGITYAPVALDGGVKFDAQASASAGGCGINVGVAANMTFDGKLHVASAERYFDGSVSANVSLPVIPDIGFNVKTKVKF encoded by the coding sequence GCCTACAGCCAGCCCGGCACCTTCACGGTTCAGGTCACGCCCAGGGGCAGCACGCCCGTGACGACGCCCGTCACAGTGAACGCGCCGAACTCCGTGCTGACGGTCACGCCGAGCGCTCCCCTGATTCGCCAGACGGTCACAGCGAACCTGACGGCCCTGGTTCCCGCCCTGACGTATACGCTCGACTGGGGAGACGGCACCACCGAAACCATCACTGGCAGCACTGCCACCCAGAAGACGCACACGTACGCGCAGCCCGGGACATACACCGTGACGCTCTCCGCAACCGGGACCACTCCAGCGACGTTCAGCCTGCCGGTTGGCATGCCCGTTCCGACCGTGGCGGCGACTTCCACCGCCCTGACGGCTTCCCTGGGTCTGGGCAACCTGCTCGCGGATTACAGCTACACGGTGAATTGGGGAGACGGAACGACCGAACCCCTGACCGCCACCGCTGCGACCGCGACCCTGAGTCACGCCTACAGCCAGCCCGGCACCTTCACGGTTCAGGTCACGCCCAGGGGCAGCACGCCCGTGACGGCCTCCGTGATTACGCGCCTTCCTGCAGCGGTCCTGGCGGTCACAGCCGTGCGGCTCGACGCCGTAGCAGAGTTGGGCCAGCTCACCCCAGGTCAGCTCTACAGCTTGAGCTGGGGTGACGGGACCACCGAGGCGTTCACGCCGACGGGCACCGCGGCACGCTTCTCGCACCCCTACGCGCAGCCTGGCACGGTGACGGTGGGCCTCACAGCGCCCAGCATGTCTCCGGTCACCACCACGCTGCAGTTGAGTGCGCCCCCCGCGCTGGAAGTGGGCGCCACCGACCTCACCGCCAATGCTTCGATTTCGGGATTGATCGTCGGCCTGACCTACACGCTGGACTGGGGCGATGGAACGGCGGAAACGCTGACGGCCACTGAAGCGCAGCTGACCCGCACGCATGGTTACGGCAAGCCCGGCACCTATGCCGTGCGGGTGGCGCTGCCGGGTGGAGACCGGGCGACCGCTTCCGTGACCATCACGGCGCCGGCGGCGGCGTTGGCGCTGACCCCCACCCGCGCGGTGGTGGGGCAGACGGTGACGGCCACACTGTCGGGACTCGTGCCCGCCCTGACGTACACGTTCGACTGGGGAGACGGCGGTCCCGTGGAAACCGTGACCGGAGTGGCCACGTACACCGGCACGCGGACGTACATCCCCGGTACTTTCACGGTCACGTTGAGCGCTCCGGGCGTCACGACCGTCACGGCGGCCGTGTCCGTGGAACTGCCGGTACCCACCCTGAGCACCGAACAGGAGCAGCTGACGCTGACCCTGACGGTGGGCAACCTGCTCCCGCAGCCCTCCTCGGTTGACTGGGGTGACGGCACCTCCGAACAGTTCCGCAGTCCTGGAACCAACCTGCCCGCCGTCCTCGTCCACCGCTACGTTCGCCCCGGCACCTTCCGCGTGGTCGTGACTCCGCTCTACGGGGGAGCGCCCGTCGTCACCGAGGTGACGCTGGTCGTGGCCGACGCGAGCCTGTCGATTACGCCTGAAAGCGCGCCGCTGGGGCAGCCCATGACGGTCACGGTCTCCGGGATGCTTCCCTCGCTGACCTATACCCTGAACTGGGGTGATGGCACGACCAACACCCTGACGGGCAGCGCGACCGCCGTGCGCACCCACGCCTACTCGGAAGCGGGCAGCCGCGCGGTGTACCTGGAGGCTTCCGGCACCAAGACCGTGTTCGTCACGGCCACGACGACCGTGCCGGTCCCGGGGGTCTCGGCCACGCCGGACGCCCTGACCGTGACGCTCCACCTGAGCAACCTGCTGCCGGGCTACGAGTACCAGCTCGACTGGGGCGACGGCGTCCGGGGGGATCCCTTGAAGGCCACGGCCACGACCGCGCAGCAGACGCACACCTACGCGCGGGCCGGCGGGTACGGCATCACGGTCACGCCCGTTTCCGCCACGCCGGTGTCAGTCACGGTGGTGGTGGCCGATCCGGTGCCCGCCCTGAAGGTTGCGCCCGCCACCGTTTTGATCGGGGAAACGGTCACGGCCGAACTGACCAACCTGCCGCAGAGGTTGGTCACCCTGGAGTGGGGCGACGGCAGCTATGAATTCGTCAACCGCCAGAGCCCTCCGGTCCGCACCCACACCTACGCCTCGGTCGGCGTGTTCACCGTGACGCTGAGCGGGCCCGACACGCTCAAACTTCAGAACAAAGTGACGGTCGCCGCCCCGGCCCCTGTACTGGACGTGGCGCCAGCCACTCCGGTCGTCCGCGAGCCCGCCACGGCCCGGCTGTCCGCACTCGTCCCGGCGCTGATCTACACCCTGGACTGGGGCGACGGCACCTCGGACACCGTGACGGGAGCGGCCACAGCCCAGAAGACCCACAGGTACAGCGCCCCCGGCACCTACAGGGTGACGCTGGGCGCTCCGGAGACAGTGACTGTAACGGCGACCGTCACCGCTGGCCTGCCTGTCCCCACGGTCACCGGCACGGGCGACAACCTGCTGACCGTCTCCCTGACGCTGGGTAGGCTGCTGAGCGGCGATCCCTACACCCTGACCTGGGGCGACGGCACCTCTGAGACCCTCACGCCGACCACCGACGCCGCGCAGCTCACCCACACGTACGGCCAGCCCGGCACCTTCACCGTGACGGTGACGAGGAGCGGTGTTTCGCCCGTCACGCTGGACGTCGCCGTGCGCGGGCCCGATGCAGGCCTGACGGTCACGCCGGGAGAAGGGCAAGACGGCCACGTTTCGGTGCAGGCCGGGCAGACGGTCACGGCGAACCTGAGCTCCCTGATTCCCGCCCTGAGCTACACGCTCGACTGGGGCGACGGCACGACCGAAGCCATCACGGGCGTGACCACCGCGCAGCGCACGCACAGCTACCTCAAAGAAGGCTTCTTCGGCCTCCACGTGGACCAGGCGCAGGGGTACAGTTCGCGCGGCTACCTGATCCAAGTCGCGGTGCCCACCCCGGTCCTGACGGCCAGCGCCGAGCGCCTGAACGCCACCGCCACCCTCAGTGGACTGGTTCCGGCCCTGACCTCGACCTTCGACTGGGGCGACGGCACCCCCCCGGTCCCCGTGACCGGCGTGACCACCACCACCCTGACCCACCGTTATGCGGCGCCAGGGGAGTACCCGCTGCTCCTGACCGTCAACCCGCGCGGCGTCCGGCAGAATCTGACGGTGGGCGTTCCGGCGGGCGCACTCGCGCTGAGCGCGCAGGACCTGATCGCCACCGCCGCGCTTTCCGGCCTGGAACCCGAGCTGACCTATACCCTCGACTGGGGCGACGGCGCGTCAGACACCACCACCGGAAGCGCGGCGGCCGGCAAGACCCACGCCTACGCCCTGCCCGGCACGTACACCGTGACCCTCACGTCGCCGGGCGTGGGCACGGCCACGGGCACCGTCACGGTCAGCGCCGTGGCCCCGGTCCTGACGGTGAGCGCGGTGACCCTGACCGCCACCGCGCAGCTCAGTGGCCTGCTGCCGGGCGCCGAGTACCTGCTGGAGTGGGGCGACGGCGCTGGGCAGTACATCCAGGGTCAGGCGGCCCTCACCGCCACGCACGTGTACGCCCAACCCGGCCCCTTCGTGGTCAAGGTCGCCCAGGTGTCCTACCGCCGCCTCCCCGGCATCCTGGGCGCGAGCGCGTCCCTCACCGTGGGCTTGCCGCCCCGCGAGGCCATGCAGGTGCTGAACACGGACGATCTCGGGGCGGGATACCACTTCCGGGTCACCGGGATGCTGCCCGAGGGCGTCTACGTGGTGGACTACGGCGACGGCACCAGCGAGCGCCTGAACAGCAGCGCGGACGTGACGCTGGACCACACCTACATGAAGTCGGGCGCCTACACCGTCACGCTGCTGTTCCGGAGTTACGGCGGCGACCTCGTGCGGACCACCAGCGTCCAGCAGGTGCAGATTGCGCTGGGCGTGCAAAACGCCACCCTGAGCTTCACGAAGCCCTTCCGAGATGCGGACCTCTCCCTGAACACGGCTGAGCCCATCGAGGCGACCCTGACCGTCTCCTACCGTGGCGGTGGCCGCCTGAGCGGCCGCTGGGTCCTGGATGGCCGGCCCGTCGAGAACGTGGACCTGACCCTGACCGAGGCGTCGGGCACCGCGACCGCGCCGGTCACGTTTACCCGGACCGAGACCTTTCCCGGCCGCCACACCCTGACCTTCGAGTTCACGGGCACCACCCCCCTCGTGGTCCGTCCCGTGACGTACGCCCTGAACGCGCCGGGCACCCTGAGCTACGGCGGGTTCAAGGTCGTGGTCAGCACCATCACCAAACTCAGCGTCATGCCGGGCGGCGTGATCACCGTGTCGGGCACGGGCACGGCCACACCTGTTGTGGGCGGCACCCCCCTGGCCGGCGTGAACGTCACCTTTGCCGACCAGCAGGTCACCAGCGGTGGAACCGTGATCAGTGGCCCGGCCACCACGGTGGAGCTCAACGGCCAGAGCGTGCGCAACGCCCGCCTGGGCGACCTGGGTCTGCGGGTGGACCGCCTGACCCTGACCAAGGACGGCGCGGCCCTCAGCGGCAGCGTCACCCTGCCGGCAGTGGGCCGCGCCGCGGCCACCTTGTCTTTCACTGACGCGCCCCTGGCCGCCGACAGCGGCGACCTGATGGCCGCCATGCACGCCTCCACCCCCATTCAGAACGTCGCCCTGCCCGAACCCGGCCTGAGCCTCAGCGCCGGCGAGGTGACGCTGGACCTGTCGGCCGCGAAAAACACGGACGCGCTCGCCGGGGCCTACAAGGACCAGGCCAAGCCGTCCAATGACTGGATGGGCCTGGTGTTTCCCGACGCCCAGCTTCGGGTCAGCACCCCCATCCTGCGCCAGGCGGTCACGCTGAGCACGCCCGTGGCGTACAACCTCTCCGGGTACGTCACCACCCTCGACCTCGCTGCGGGCAGCGCGGGCGTCCTGGGCTGGGACGTGGACCTTACTGCCCTGCACTCCAGCGTGGTGGCGGGCCGCATCTCGACCACCCGGGGCGCGGGCAGCGTCGTGCTGCCCCTCGTGGACGAGCGGATGAACGTCTCCCTGGGCTGGAACACCAATGCCAAGTCTGGCGAGAGGTTTACCTTCACTTCCAGCGGCACTGTCAAGAAACACACGTTCGGCAAAACCAGCCTGGACCTGGGTCAGGGGGTCTGGACGTGGAGCGAGCAGGGGGTCGCCAGCGTGGTGTTCAGTAACGCCCTCTGGCACCTCCAAGACGTGGGTCGCGACAACGCGCAGAACCTGAGCGACGTGAATCTGAACAACCTGACCATGAGCGGCAACGGCGACGTCAGCGTGGACGGCCACCCCTGGAGCAGCGTGACGGGAAAGACCAACCTGACCCTGTTCGGCTATCCCTTCGCCGCCGCTGAAGTAGGTGTGCAGCGCCAGAGCAGTGGCGCGTACACCCTGGGCCTCCGGGGCCGCTTTCAGGTCAACGAGCACCTCCCGGTAAACACCACCGACGCCCCGCTCCTCTTCTGGGTGCAGGGCGGAAAGGACGTGAAGGTCACGACCGAACGCATCCGTCTGGCCGGTGAGGTGGCGAAGGTGCCCTTTGACATCACCCTGGACGGGGCGCTCACAGATGAAGGCAGGCTTGAATTTACCGGCGACGGCAAGATGAATATGGCCGGACTGCTCGACGTGAAGGCCAAGGCCCTCTTCGGGCGGTTCAACGGCACGAACTACGAGTACTTCAAACCAAACACGGCGGGCTCGGTCGGGTACGGTTCGGTGCTTGCCAGCGCTGCCGGAAACGCGGCCCTCGGCAAACCGCTGATCAGCGTCAAGCGGGTGGAAGTCTACGAGCTTCAGGGCGGCGTTGTCGTGAACATGGACTGGCCCAACGGGCTGGACAATGCGCCCCGCTTCCGGGAGTCCGGGCCGAACACCATCTTCCAGGCTGGAGCGTTGCTCAGCGTGAAGCAGGATCCGGGCGCGCCGTTCAAGCCTTTTGTCAAGGGGATCTTGAGCGTCGGCACCGCGGGCGGCCTGGACATGAAGGCCGACGCCTGGCTGGTCAAGACAGGTCAAACGCTGAACCAGAGCGCTCCGAATGGCCGCGCCCTGGTGAGCATCTCCGCGCCCTTGTTCGGCCAGTTCACCGATGGCCGCCTGCTGGTGCAGGCGTGCGTGGGTCCCAATGGCATCTCGAGTGTGGGCGGCCTGAACTGCGCGGGTGTGGCCGAACTGAACCTCTACGACCTCATGAAGTTGCGTGGGTCGCTCGAACTGTACGCGCCGTTCTCGGGCGACGCCCACCACCTGTACGTGGGGACCAAGGAGTCTCCCATCGTCGTGAACCTTCCGAGCGTGCCCGAAGGCCGCGGCTACCTGATGATCGACAAAGGCAGCGTGAACGTCGGCGCGGGCGTGACCTGGGGCTTCGAGAAGGGAGACAGCGGCAGCCTATTGGTCTGCAGCTGGAACTGGAACATCAAGGCCACCGCCAACTTGGACGCTGAGTTCGGCATCACCTACGCGCCCGTGGCCCTGGACGGCGGCGTGAAGTTTGATGCCCAGGCCAGCGCCAGCGCCGGAGGTTGCGGCATCAATGTGGGGGTCGCGGCGAACATGACCTTCGACGGCAAACTGCACGTGGCCAGCGCCGAGCGGTACTTCGACGGGTCGGTCTCGGCCAACGTGAGCCTGCCCGTCATTCCCGACATTGGTTTCAACGTCAAAACGAAAGTGAAGTTCTGA
- a CDS encoding IS630 family transposase (programmed frameshift), producing MTDRWLPSRLTRAQLEERRLHFLKLLETGQHSSKELAELLGVSMSTLRTWRHLLRHQGPGALQATITTGRVPALSGEQRETLKRLLNEGAQVHGFPDASWTTPRVREVIGRHFDIWHHRDHVRRILHQLGFSRQKPDQRALEQNPEAVATWIQTVLPENQKKVTAGATLVFLDEVGFSLKGTVKHTWALRGHTPVVYGKASWDKVSTIGALTTAGQFLQHTQHGAFKSPDVIRFLQHVLTHVPGEVVVVLDNAGIHKSKAVTAFATGEARLSLQYLPPYAPELNPIELVWAYVKRNVLGNFCARTLKELKARLKVGWARVRYVRLPARLLHSYLPS from the exons ATGACGGACCGTTGGCTGCCCTCGCGCCTGACGCGAGCTCAACTTGAAGAACGTCGACTGCACTTCCTCAAGCTGCTCGAAACTGGCCAACACAGCAGCAAGGAACTCGCGGAGCTTCTGGGTGTCTCCATGAGTACTCTGCGCACCTGGAGGCACCTCCTGCGGCACCAGGGTCCAGGTGCACTGCAGGCCACCATCACCACGGGGAGAGTGCCAGCACTCTCCGGAGAGCAGCGAGAGACCCTGAAGCGACTGCTCAACGAAGGCGCACAGGTGCATGGCTTCCCCGACGCGAGCTGGACGACCCCGCGCGTCCGGGAGGTCATCGGTCGTCACTTCGACATCTGGCATCATCGCGACCACGTTCGGAGAATCCTGCACCAGTTGGGCTTCTCCCGCCAGAAGCCCGATCAACGCGCGCTGGAACAGAATCCCGAAGCGGTGGCCACCTGGATTCAGACCGTCCTGCCCGAGA ATCAAAAAAAAGTAACGGCGGGAGCGACCCTGGTCTTCCTGGATGAGGTGGGGTTCAGCCTGAAAGGCACGGTGAAGCACACCTGGGCGCTGCGCGGCCACACGCCCGTGGTGTATGGCAAAGCCAGCTGGGACAAGGTGTCGACTATCGGTGCACTCACCACTGCCGGCCAGTTCCTGCAACACACGCAACACGGCGCGTTCAAGAGTCCGGACGTGATTCGCTTCCTGCAGCACGTGTTGACGCACGTTCCAGGAGAGGTCGTGGTCGTCCTCGACAACGCCGGCATCCACAAATCGAAGGCCGTCACGGCCTTCGCAACAGGTGAAGCACGGCTGTCTCTGCAATATCTCCCGCCGTACGCTCCGGAACTCAATCCCATTGAACTGGTGTGGGCCTATGTCAAGCGCAACGTCCTGGGGAACTTCTGTGCACGGACACTGAAGGAATTGAAGGCGCGCCTCAAGGTTGGATGGGCGCGCGTCCGGTATGTCCGACTCCCTGCTCGCCTCCTCCACAGCTACCTTCCGTCCTAA
- a CDS encoding helix-turn-helix domain-containing protein — protein MRAAALIPHHTFEELEVAYRQAERPLERSRLQIIWLKSKGKSIPEIIDATGFSRTTISTLIATYNANGEQTLLEKRQFNKSDPALNRDQQEALFQTLQREPETGGLWTSKKVKIHIQEHFGIEVTEACAWG, from the coding sequence ATGAGAGCTGCTGCCCTAATTCCGCACCATACATTTGAAGAGCTTGAAGTTGCGTATCGCCAAGCCGAACGTCCTCTTGAACGCTCCCGCTTGCAGATTATCTGGCTCAAAAGCAAAGGAAAGTCAATTCCGGAGATTATTGACGCAACCGGGTTTTCGCGTACAACGATCAGTACGTTGATTGCTACCTACAATGCCAACGGCGAACAGACCCTTCTGGAGAAGCGTCAGTTTAACAAGTCTGATCCGGCTCTGAACCGAGACCAGCAAGAGGCATTATTTCAGACTCTCCAGAGGGAGCCTGAAACAGGTGGTCTTTGGACCAGCAAGAAAGTCAAGATACATATCCAGGAGCATTTTGGGATTGAAGTGACAGAGGCGTGTGCCTGGGGCTAA
- a CDS encoding fibronectin type III domain-containing protein gives MRTLPSLILALTLGLAVAQTPPTNPEPAKAGVAALPTPDGALLRWFLPGDVIPGGGFLVQVTGPAGVRSVPVASPQPFTAALGLTRGEYDAVTAIYTPPISDEGNKVQRAIFNLNVVARPAYARALGILTALTDLPPGTYTATVYAVSGGRQTRVGGTTFRTGPTPPVPVPSAVKAGSGLAARLTWAAPVGADTGLVVAYNVYRASATGPFTRLEPAPFFRTQGSGGDVFSDPAVRPGASYRYRVTSVDLFGRESAPTAPVTLVTRAPLSAPEISRASSGNRTVTLDWTPGSDPRIRTQMVLRGTTPDNLSVVARLAPTVGRYLDAGVEGGVPYLYALAVVDETGQVGPRGSLTSAVGQNLTPPAAPGGLTITPGERALILNWAANPEGDLRGYRVYRAEDDQPVTQELLLTGLPITATTYSDAIAPGVQTRYRYRVVAVNTTQVDSAPSVSVAATLLDRTPPPSPILAPVAVGPTGLTLNWSQAEVPDLAGFEVTRTAVNTSETVLATPGASVRTYADTSATRGVAYTYSLRSLDRAGNRSQAAAPVTAALPALAGGTLPINLRATLLPEKAGVQLRWDRGPSAAQYVVYRLAGTQPLQVSDLLSELAFTDPQGQADSQYVLRAVSRSGELSEPSPIIRVAP, from the coding sequence ATGCGTACCCTTCCCAGCCTGATCCTCGCGCTTACCCTTGGCCTCGCCGTTGCCCAAACCCCCCCGACCAACCCGGAGCCGGCCAAGGCTGGCGTCGCGGCGCTGCCCACCCCGGACGGCGCACTGCTGCGCTGGTTCCTGCCGGGCGACGTGATTCCAGGCGGCGGCTTCCTGGTTCAGGTGACGGGTCCGGCGGGCGTCCGCTCGGTGCCCGTGGCCTCACCGCAACCCTTCACGGCGGCCCTGGGCCTCACGCGGGGCGAGTACGACGCCGTAACGGCCATCTATACTCCGCCCATCAGTGACGAGGGCAACAAGGTTCAGCGCGCCATCTTCAACCTGAACGTGGTCGCTCGGCCCGCCTACGCCCGCGCGCTGGGCATCCTCACGGCCCTGACGGACCTTCCGCCGGGGACCTACACCGCGACCGTCTATGCCGTCAGCGGGGGCCGCCAGACCCGCGTGGGTGGCACCACCTTCCGTACCGGTCCCACGCCCCCGGTGCCCGTCCCCTCCGCCGTGAAGGCAGGTAGCGGCCTAGCGGCGCGCCTCACCTGGGCCGCGCCCGTCGGCGCGGATACGGGGCTGGTGGTGGCCTACAACGTGTACCGGGCTTCCGCCACAGGACCCTTCACACGGCTGGAGCCCGCTCCATTTTTCCGGACGCAGGGGTCTGGTGGAGACGTGTTCAGCGATCCTGCGGTCCGGCCGGGCGCGTCCTACCGTTATCGGGTGACCAGCGTGGACCTGTTTGGGCGGGAGTCGGCACCCACCGCGCCCGTGACCCTCGTGACCCGCGCGCCACTGTCTGCCCCGGAAATCTCCCGCGCGAGTTCCGGCAACCGCACCGTCACGCTGGACTGGACGCCTGGCAGCGACCCACGTATCCGCACGCAGATGGTGCTGAGGGGAACCACACCAGACAACCTGAGCGTCGTGGCCCGCCTGGCTCCCACGGTCGGCAGGTACCTCGACGCGGGCGTCGAGGGCGGCGTTCCGTACCTGTACGCCCTGGCGGTTGTGGACGAGACCGGCCAGGTCGGCCCCAGGGGCAGCCTCACGAGCGCGGTTGGACAGAACCTGACGCCACCTGCTGCTCCGGGTGGCCTGACAATCACGCCTGGCGAGCGCGCCCTGATCCTGAACTGGGCCGCCAATCCGGAAGGGGACCTGCGCGGCTACCGGGTCTACCGCGCAGAGGACGACCAACCAGTCACCCAGGAGCTGTTGCTGACTGGCCTGCCGATCACCGCCACCACCTACTCGGACGCCATTGCGCCGGGCGTGCAGACCCGCTACCGGTACCGTGTGGTGGCGGTCAACACCACGCAGGTGGACTCTGCACCTTCGGTGAGCGTCGCCGCCACGCTCCTGGACCGCACGCCGCCTCCATCTCCCATCCTCGCCCCTGTTGCCGTTGGCCCAACGGGCCTGACCCTGAACTGGAGTCAGGCCGAGGTGCCAGACCTCGCAGGTTTTGAGGTCACCCGTACGGCCGTGAATACGTCAGAGACAGTGCTGGCGACGCCGGGTGCCAGCGTCCGCACCTACGCCGACACCTCTGCGACTCGCGGGGTCGCGTACACCTATTCTCTGCGGAGCCTGGACCGTGCCGGCAACCGCTCTCAGGCGGCCGCGCCCGTCACGGCTGCCCTCCCGGCGTTGGCTGGTGGAACCTTGCCCATCAACCTGCGCGCCACGCTGCTGCCGGAAAAAGCAGGCGTACAGCTGCGCTGGGACAGGGGTCCCAGCGCAGCCCAGTACGTGGTGTACCGCCTGGCCGGCACCCAACCCCTCCAGGTGTCCGATCTTCTTTCCGAACTGGCCTTTACGGATCCGCAAGGGCAAGCGGACTCGCAGTACGTGCTGCGCGCGGTGAGCAGGAGCGGAGAACTGAGTGAGCCCAGTCCCATCATCCGCGTCGCGCCATAA